The sequence TGTTTCTCGTCGgtcttaattttttaatatttctaATGTTTTGTGACAACGTGTGCAAAGATGAGATGTGAAGTAGAGAAACAAGGAGTGCAAAGATGGTGAGAAAAATGACTAGTGTAATAgttttagtgtgtgtttttgtGAAACGAgggatataaataaaattacccTTAACTCTTTCTGTAGTTGCGCCTTTGAGTGTTAGGACTCGTTTGTAATACATGATAAGTGTAGTATAGATATTTATAATACCCTAGTATATTGTATGCTTCATAAATCATAGcactttataaattaatagCTTGTTATCTACTATTCGTATCTTTGGAATCTGTATCACAGCTTGTTATCTTCTATACATCATTTGAATTCTATATCACTTAGGAGGTATGATAGCGTAACACTTTTTTATATACTCTATTCGTccataaaagaacttcctaggagggagtgtcacgaattttaagaaaaaggttGTTGGGTGTATTGAGAgtagagaaaaagttgttgagtgtattgagagtagtgaaaatgtgttataattaatattaggagttgtgaaaaagtgaaaagtaagtaattataagtggtggggtatagtccaaaaataggtaggaagtttttttgtggacatcccaaaaaggaaagataagaagttctttcgtggacggatggagtatatctTACCAAACGTGATattgatatctaataaattaatagatatcaCATTCAATCACACATTATCCCATACAACATAGCAAACGAACCCTTAATATAACGTCAATCATGGTGAAGAAGGGGTTGATGAGGACTAAAATAAATATAGCCCAATAAAACTCAAATCAAAGGTCTAATTATCGGGTTGGGTTCATGGAGCCTCCGCTAAACGGGATAGCGGCCAAGATGTTGGCCCCAACAATGAATCTGATTGCGATGAGGGCAAATAGATTGCTTCTAGCAGAGACCAAAAAGCTTTGTGGTCAGCTGTAGGGTTGCCACCGGGCTAGGAACCGTCGGTTTCGGGTTTGAACCGGCGGTTCCAAGCCGAAAAAATTATGAACCGTAACCGGCCTGACCGTTATGTTGAAGGGCCGGTTTTCGGGCCCGAAACCGGCAGTTTCCGGTtctcttccttttttttgtattcttttttatgaaattaaatgatttgtgtagaaattttgaaattttttactttacaagtgttgaaattttttgaaattactcaacttaaataatataataacttataaatataagttgtgctatttaaattttgaaattactcaatttaaataattttgaaattaatcaacttaaactcttaaataatataatactcTATCcatcccagcttttagtattcaACTTTACTTTTTTAGATGTCCcgcattttagtatccatttctatttttagtaaaagtaggtggaaCCCTTActccatttttattattttaataacactcacataaaaggtgTGACATtcatttcactcacaacacacataaccactttattaaaatttgtgctactctcaaatggatactaaaagttgggacgcaGAGAGTAACTTACaagtattaaaaatataataacttacaaatgttaaataatttatgaaattaaatgacttgtgttgaattgaaatattgatttttttttactttacaTGTGttgaaatttataatattttttatttctttttttgaaattaaatgacttgtgtttaaatattgaaatacaataaagaaaaaataattctaacacattgacaatcaaaacaatgcataaaaattgatatctttattaaattctatttatatacaaaaaaaatatttcaaggatacaaatattatttttttattaaattgcgattttataaaagaaagaaaagcaaaaaaaccctaagaacccttgaaagcacaagtaagcagactaagggccgagcctcgttaaaacctctctaaggaaaacccaaagggaaaaaccttagaaaggaaaaagagtacccgtctaagaCAGAAACCAGCACGAGGAAAAGAGCGGAGATGGGACCGCTtccagaactccggcctaaccatcgtcctgAAGTAGACCCGACTCATTCCCCTAACCAAAAAGATCCTCAAAACAAGACCAAATAAGACAAACAAGAGCAGACCATCCCCAAGACGCGAGGAAAACAAAAAAATCCGAAAAACTAAACATCTCAAACTcaacaagaaaataaaacaacAGCAAAACAAACCAAAAGGCAGCTCCACCATCATCAACGAAGGAAACGGTGGAAGCAAAGACCATACCAAagatcttaaaaaaaaaaattaaaattaaattagatCTTGGAACCGTCAGTTCTGGGCCGAACTGACGGGCTGGCCCGCTGAACCGCGGttcaaaaaattgaagaaaaagtaaaaaggtaGAAAAActcgaaaaataaaagaaagaggGCTGGAATCTATACATTGATTCTTTTCTTCGCTGTTTTTTTTGAACCGTATGCATCAAAAGGTGCATGTACGGTTCCTAAGGGATACAATTTTACCCTACTCAACCGACTTTATCGAGAAAGATTACTTTTTTTAGGCCAAGAGGTTGATAGCGAGATCTCGAATCAACTTATTGGTCTTATGGTATATCTCAGTATTGAGGATGAGACCAAAGATCTTTATTTGTTTATAAACTCTCCTGGCGGATGGGTAATACCCGGAGTAGCCATTTATGATACTATGCAATTTGTACGACCAGAAGTCCATACAATATGCATGGGATTGGCCGCGTCAATGGGATCTTTTATTCTTGTTGGAGGAGAAATTACCAAACGTCTAGCATTCCCTCACGCTTGGCGCCAATGAAGTTTTTTTATttgagagaaaaaagaaaactatgCCTTCGCCATATGAATATTAAGTAATAATAGCATGGCACTTCGAATTcgatatgaatttttttttattttttttttcaaaagattTGATTATGTATCGAGAGAGTAGTATGAGATAAAAGATATTTCCGACTTTCTCTTATCTATCGGAAGTCCAATTCAGCGTCACAAACTTATTTGTTTTCACACCGATGGGCTCTTAACAATATTTAAGTTATAAAAAAAGAGTGCgaaaaaaaccaaattttcttttttggttagCTCAAAAAGAAACTTTGGGATTGCTGAATCAAAGACAAAAAAAAGAATCCATTTTAAAATAGAAAGCAGCGGAGCCATCATAGTATTTTTGAACTtctccgaaaaaaaaaaaaagaagggtgGCATTTTGATCGTTTACCCATCTGGGGTTGATAGATTCTATTTTTATCTTTCTTGAACGGGAAAGTAGGGGTTAATTTCATTATAGAGCCGTATGCAATGCATAAAAGATAATGCCCGTACGGTTGTTCAATTCTAtcctttttcctatttttctttatctttcttttctGTTTCTTTCATCACACCAGATAGAACTATTATCAGGGTAATGATCCATCAACCTGCTAGTTCTTTTTATGAAGCACAAACGGGAGAATTTATCCTGGAAGCGGAAGAACTGCTGAAACTACGCGAAACCCTCACAAAGGTTTATGTACAAAGGACGGGCAAACCTTTATGGGTTGTATCTGAAGACATGGAAAGAGATGTTTTTATGTCAGCAACAGAAGCCCGAGCTTATGGAATTGTTGATCTTGTAGCAGTTGAATGAAAAAATGGATTTTGTGCAAATCAGTGATTTgatattttatctatgagttgactatataaatattaaataaaaaaaatccggTTAGGATCAATCTAAACCAGCCCATTATGTATATGACTCAACATGCCAACTATTAAACAACTTATTAGAAATACAAGACAGCCCATTCGAAATGTCACGAAATCGCCCGCTCTTCGGGGGTGCCCTCAGCGTCGAGGAACATGTACTAGGGTGTATGTGCGACTCGTTTAGATCATATCATGAGCTGACACAAAAAAGACAAGAAAACCGCTTCCAGTATGAATGATCAGTACCAGTGAATAGGATAGAATGGAAGAAGGGACTCCATTCACTATCTAAAAATAAGCAAATCTATCCTTCTATTGTGTCGAAAGTTTATGGTTTCCATTGGTGCAAATCCAATCACCTGAATTTAAGATGAGACACAATTTTCCATTGGTAGCAAATGGTTATCCATTAAGCGGAAAAATcttattgaaattaaaaaaaaaaaaaaacagaaaaatgaAGTACCCCAATTCACTTTTGGAGTTAAATATGGTGACACATGGCATACTATCATTGgtttgtgatattttttttatattaagataaatactccctccgttcacgaaagaacttcctatcttttctttttgggacgtccacaaaagaacttcctacctatttttggactataccccaccacttataatcctcttacttttcacttttcacaactcccaatattaattataacactttttcaccactcccaatacactgaactaccttttatccactctcaatacactcaacaatattttttcttaaaacccgtgtcactccctcctaggaagttctttcatggacggagggagtatttaatatcTTTATATATTATTGTAGTGGACAAATTTTGTATAGcccacttaaataaatatttgaggCCCCAAATACCTAGCCCAATACGAGAACTGAATTAATCTCAATTAATTCAGCCCATACATTAAGTCATCAGGCCCGTCGActcaaaccctagaaagggcaACGACTTGGGGAGGAAGGCAAGAAGAGATGATGAACGTCAATTCCACGAATATCATAACGACTAGGGTTTAAGAAGACGTGTcagcaaaaccctagccgtcatGCTACCACAGTATAAATAAACACCAACTAGGTCAATAGACTCATCCATTCATTCGTACTCTCAGCTACTCCACTTACTCACGTTCTCAACTCTCTTCACTTACTCGATCTctccgcctccacgctctcaTGTTCTGGATTGAGGCTTGCTCTGACCAGTCTGACAGACCAGCCAGTCACACCAGTCCGACCGACGAGATTCACCATCTCATCTTTACTCTACTGTTCAATTATCTTTACACATTATATTCATTTTTTCTATCAATTAATTCGAATTGTTtgactgacttgagcgtcggaggcccgtCCATCGACACCTCCACCGGTGCTCTGAGAAGGGCTCTAACGTGTTTGTGATTTCAGGTTGCTAATGTCCGCCGACCCCGGACGTACTCAACGTCCTATTTCGTGATTGTTGGATTCATCCCCaacaattatattattttaattccacCCCAAAAaacttaatatattaaaatacccacttccataatatgtctatgaaaaatacccatcCCCTAGTAAGGGGGTGGGTACTTTTAATTCCACCccttattaaaaatattattttttattataataaatagaCACCAATATTATCATAGTTATACACATAACGTATTCTCTATCCTATTTTCTTCTTATAACACCTATTGTcattttttgagtttttataaGTTTtgctataattttaatttattttaataaaaatattataactataactGTATAATATTATGGTTGGGTGGTTGGTCATTAATAAACCATAAAAAGTTAAATGTGATTGGTTTATGAGAAATATTGGTAATGTGGAATAAAGATAtgctaattaaatattgaagatgTTCGATAGTTGGGTGGTTGGTTTGGTCACTATTAGGGTCTTCTTGGTCCAATTGAGTCGTTTTTTGGGTTTGCAGCATATAGAGTGTACACTCAGATATGATAATGGATTTTGGATTCAGTTCAAATTCGTGAATCTAGATTCATTTTACTGGATTTGGACTAAAAATTGGATCGACATATTTGAACTTGATCTGGGCCACCGTTAAAAAATTTGGGTTCGaattttgataaatttttgaaattcagaCCTGTCTAGATTCAACTATGgatctatttaatatataattatactcaattcgtcccataaaaacatgtatAGTATGTGACGGCACAGTTTTTACGAAATCCTGTAAAATTtaatgtgagtggagaaatgattctacattgattgtgatgtttagtgcTATAAATGAACTATGCATAATTTTATGGGACGAATggaatattatttttgtttttatttttattttgataaccTAAGCATAATATTGATATGATCATTAATTTTGTTCCTTTAAATGCTTATGCTATTGAATAGGTTTGCAGTTCTCACTATATTTCTTTCTTGACTTTGACTGTTTTGACTTTTGATATAAATGTATGTTACTTAACTTTAATGTGTTATATTGATTGATACTTAAATGATTATATTTTGACTTATGTTAGATGATTGTAATATTTGTATGGACTATGGtgtcaaaatttatttttgaatgatTGTCAGGAATACATATAGATACCATAATTGTGGATTCGATCACATGAGAAGCTGCAGGAATTGGTGTGTGACTACTATACTTACGTataaattaagtatatttttaaattttattcttTACTGTTTATTCCATCACATATCATTAGATGATATCAAAAATTTCTAACACTCAACTATTTTCTAGTGTTGGCTTTGCATATGATAAAATTTCTCCTATTCTTAGATCGAGATCTGTAATTGAAGTGTTTCCGTGATTATTCATGTCtgttaaataatattttatttatatatatttgaatatatTAGCGCAAGATATATAGGAATATAATTAATTACAAATGATTTGTACTTTCTTCTTagtattttttgtattttcaataatATTTGTGGTGTTCACCACCTTCCAACATTTTTAATAGTGTGCCATATGGACATTTTTTTATGGTGGAGGTTTAAATTTAGCGCAAATTCTCCTGTGAGCCGGGTCGGGTGGCGGCTAGGGCGTGGGTCTGGGCGCGAGTCATAGATCTGGGCCAGATAATCaaagtattaattattattgtgataaaaaataatactcgaTATGAAGAAAAGTATAATACATAATTTGTATtatgtattttaaaattgaaattgattttGAATATCTGTATTAATTATGATCTTAAGTtgtctttatttacaaaattaccACCAAATCAATTTGATTTCAAACTGAAAGctatctttttaatatattactcCATTCATCCACCAAATGAGTATCTATTTGAggatgacacgaattttaagaaattgattgagTATgtttgagtggaataagggtcacATTTATATTGTGAGTGTGTTTTGTGGAGTACACTTactaaaaaaggaaatggatATTTATTTGATGGAtggatcaaaaaagaaatatgagtactcatttagggtgcgttt comes from Salvia miltiorrhiza cultivar Shanhuang (shh) chromosome 3, IMPLAD_Smil_shh, whole genome shotgun sequence and encodes:
- the LOC131018470 gene encoding ATP-dependent Clp protease proteolytic subunit-like; translated protein: MGPLPELRPNHRPEKNSKNKRKRAGIYTLILFFAVFFEPYASKGACTVPKGYNFTLLNRLYRERLLFLGQEVDSEISNQLIGLMVYLSIEDETKDLYLFINSPGGWVIPGVAIYDTMQFVRPEVHTICMGLAASMGSFILVGGEITKRLAFPHAWVMIHQPASSFYEAQTGEFILEAEELLKLRETLTKVYVQRTGKPLWVVSEDMERDVFMSATEARAYGIVDLVAVE